GAGGCCCAGAACCATGGCACCACCTACCACATCTCTGGCCTTCCCACAAGACACTTCACCTTCAGCAGCATCAAGTCACACATCAAGGTCTGGCCCTCACTGTCTGAGATCAACTGTACTGTAAACACGTTTCATTTTATATATTTatccaggatagtccactcagtaacacgttGCAGGTAGTCATGGGTTCCATGGAATCAATAAAACATACACATCACATAAAAGCTGTCTAGATACAAAACACAGTTTACACAGAAGCATGCCTAATAGGAAACGTACAAAAGCACGCTCACATTATATCTGTTATCTGCTTTGTGTACAGCTCTTTTGGTTCAACTCCGGCATGGGTGTGtaattgtgagtgtgtgtatttcAGCGGGAGGAGGAGATTGCGCGCAGGCAGGCTCTGAAGGAGAAgaggcagaaggagagagaggcgcAGCTGAAGAAAGCCAAGGAGGAGGGCCTTGAGCCCACTGAGGAGGAGCtgcaggaggtagaggaggaggaaaaggaagAGCTGCCCCCTCTTTACACCCCCGACCCCCCCAGCCCCCTCTGCTGTGGCTTCTACTCTCAACCCGGGGCCTTCTGGCTCTCCATggtacacacacgcgcacacacacacacacacacacacattaaccggggccatctctctctcgctctctccctctacatttcacatttacattttggtaatttagcagatcctcttatccagagggacttacagttagtgcattcatcttaagatagctaggtgggacaaccacatatcgtgccttcagaccccttgactttttccacattttgttacgttacagccgtattcaaaaattgattcaattgtttttttccctcatcaatctacacacagtactccataatgacaaagcaaaaacaggtttttagaaatgtttgccccccaaaaaaatgaaatattacatttacataagtattcagaccctttactcagtactttgttgaagcacctttggcagcaattacagcatcgagtcttcttgggtatgaagctacaagcttggcgcacttgtatttggggagtttctcccattcttctctgcagatcctctcaagctctgtcaggttcgatggggagcatcgctgcacagctattttcagctctctccagagatgtttgatcgggttcaagtctgggctctggctgggccactcaaggacattcagagacttgtcccgaagccactcctgcgttgtcttggctgtgtgcttagggttgttgtcctgttggaaggtgaaccttcgccccagtctgaggtcctgagcactctggagcaggttttcatcaaggatctctctgcaatttgctctgttcatctttgcctcgatcctgactagtctcccagtcccttcagttgaaaaacatccccacagcatgatgctgccaccaccatgcttcaccgtagggatggtgccaggtttcctccagacgtgacgcttggcattcaggccaatcttggtttcatcagaccggagaatcttgtttctcatggtctgagagtctttaggtgcctttttggcaaactccaagcgggctgtcatgtgccttttactgaggagtggcttccgtctggccactctaccataaaggcctaattggtggagtgctgcagagatggttgtccttctggaaggttctcccatctcctcagaggaactctagagttctgtcagagtgaccatcgggttcttggtcagctccctgaccaaggttgttctcccccgattgctcagtttggcgaggcggccatctctaggaaggaggtcttggtggttccaaacttctttcatttaagaatgatggaggccactgtgttcttggggaccttcaatgctgcagaaatgttttggtacccttccccagatctgtgcctcgacataatcctgtctcggagctctacggacaattccttcgacctcatggcttggtttttgctctgacatgcactgtcatctgtgggaccttatatagacaggtgtgtgcctttccaatcaattgaatttaccacaggtggactccaatcaagttgtagaaacatctcaaggatgatcaatgctgtgggattatttaggatactctttgaagaggtagggtttcagatgttttcggaagacgggcagggactctgctgtcctagcttcagggggaagctggttccatcaTTGGAGTGCCAGAACAGAAAATAGCTttgagtgggagctgccctcccgtaggggtaggagggccaagagaccagtgATGGCAGAATGGAgtactcaggttggggtgtagggtttgagcatagcctgaaggtaggaaCAGGCAggtcctcttgctgctccgtaggcaaggaccatggtcttgtagtggatacatcttcgactggaagccagtggagtgtgcggattAGCAGGGTGAACAccaggctctctctctcgctctctctcagggaGGCTATGACTCGGGGTTCCTGTACCACTGTAAGTTTTCCGAGCAGCAGGGTGAGGACCCGTTGCAGCGCCAGGATGAGCCGTTCACCTTCCTGCCTGTCCAGAATACAGACGAGGACCCCATCCGCACCATCACCTTCAGGTTAGGGGACTACACAACTGATGGCTGTAAACATTTTCAttatcagtgtgtctgtgttgtgtaatgttgtaaCTGCTGAGGTTTGTAGATGTTCtgtttatgtgtgtatatgtTGACCGGTtgttgtggtctctctctgtcccagctccAGCAGGCAGCTGTTGCTGTGTGGCATGCAGTCAGGCAGTGTCCGGGCCTACCCTCTGCAGCCATCTGACTTCCACCTCACCTCCATGCAGGCCTTCTGGGCTCTCAGCGTCCATGACAACCAGTATGGACAGCTGCGCCAGCTGCGCTGTAGCTTTGACGACCAGTTTGTCCTGACGACGGGGGAGGACGGCAACATCTTCTCCTTTAGCCTGCTGCCCCAGGAGGACCTGCAGAAAGCCCTGCAGCGCAGCAAGGCCAAAGTCCCCTCACCACGGGTCAGTggggggcagggagggagggaagaatagagggatggaggaagcgAATGGGACAATAAACACATGCATAACACAAGTGAGTGCCAGTTCAGTGGTTGACTGTGTGTTGTTGGTGAAACAGGTTGGCGTTGAGATGGAGGGTGTGGCCCAGGATATCGAAGACCCGTCGGCATACAGGTGAGGGAGATACCTAGAGAGACAAACAAAcaaagacacacctggctaaaggcaaaccagcccctctctctccccctctgtcacacacccctctctctttcttcccctcctctatttctctctctcccccacttccCTCTCTGTAGCATTGAGACGGCTAAGCAGAAGTTGGAAATGGACCGTATGCGTCGGGAGGCTGAGATGAGGAAGGTGGAGAGACGTAAGAAGCTGGCCGAGCTGCAGAGCCAGTTCAAACAGCTACTGGAGAAGAACCAGGGTCTGCCCGAACACGTCCGCTTGCACCGCacggtacacacacaaacaaacccatacacccctacaccctaaatCCACACCTTTGTCCCTCAGTGTTTATGTATCATAACCAACCAAAAGGCACTTGAATGTTTCTGTGATTAACCTAATAAATTGTAGCATATTTCTGGCCACAGCCCAAGagaatctagtgtgtgtgtgtgtaggagctgGAGTTGGACCGGCGGTTCCGTGAGGAGACCGAGAGGATGACGGCCCAGAGGGTGCGAGAGGCCAGGAAGGAGCTGGCCTGGGAGGAGGAACGCCACCGCATCGGACTCAAGAAACTACAGGAGAGGTACTCAACCAGAAACCACTCAACCTGCACTCTCACCTGGTAGTGCACTTAGGGAATGGGGTGACATTTCAGATTTGCCCACTGGCTCTTCCAGGTTCTGGGATTCTCTGGAGTCGGACACAGTTACTGTGGTAGCGTTCCAGAGCGACCACAGGATCTCCACCTATCGTCTGCTGGCACTGTCCCAGAGGTTCCACGAGCTGAAACAGAGGGAAAGGGTGTGGGGCCCGGGGGCAGGGGGGCAGGAACGTTGGAGGAACAAAGCTGAGGTCGGCAAAGACAGCTCCAACAtcacaggtgagagagagagagagagagagagatagagatagagagagagagagagaaataatgtgtgtgtctctggCCAGCGGACCAGGAGGACCTGGGTGGGGAGGCTGTTATGGCGCCCCATGTGGTGCGTCCAGGGGGCAGCAAGCTGGCTGGCCGCCAGGCAGAGAAACTCCGCAAGGCTACGGAGAAGGCAGAGCGAGCCCGGGCTAAgatagagaagaggaggaaagagtGGGCTGAACTGTGAGTCTGTTATCATATGGCCTCTGTTGAAGTTTCTTAGTCTCCATTTCAGAATCACTGTCCTCATTCTTCCCTACATGACTGTATCTCTATGTGACTGATTAGGTACGCAGCAAAGCCCAATGAGAACTGTGAGGATCCGGAAGATGTGCGAGCTATCCGATTGGCTACGGAGAAGATGGGCGACTTCAAGCTGAAGACGGCCAAAGACTTTACGGTCCCAGAACACCTGAGGATGAacgcagagaagaagagagctcAGCTGGTCCACCTAGAGGAGAAGGTACTAGGTTACATCTCACACTTTACACTTCCTCTCAATCTTTACCATTCAAAaccaaatgtactgtatgtaatacACTAATAGACCTGGTGACCTCTGTACCTGACCCCCGCCCAAACTAATATATTAGATAAGACCAAATAACAGAATGTGGTTGGGAGGTTGCCTGGTGTTAGCACAATGATGATGTTAGTGGATAATCCTATTTATGTTTGTCCCTCTGTGTCTGTCAGATCCATGAGAGGAAGACCCAGATGAACAGTCGCATCATGGCCCTAAGGGACACTAAGGTGAGACTTGTGTCCCGCCTACGCTCCCAAGCCCAGCAGCTACAGGCTGTCCAGGAGTGCCTGGCGCCTCATTTCTGCAGCCCGGCCCCCACCCTGCCCTCCCTGCTGCCCGAGGAGACCCCTGAGAGGAAGCTACGCTACACCCGCACCACCCTGCAGCGCTACGGGGCCCTGAGGGCTCAGAGGTAGGTCTGGCCTGGGACTAGGAACGGAGCAGAGCTTACTGTAGGTTCATAATAACTCATCAATGATAGATCATTGATAAAAAACAGTTATCACGTTCCTAAGTCTAAAGGTCAGTCTGATCCAACTGATTTTTTTGTCCCACAAAAAAACTAAATATTCGAAATATTATAGAGACATAAACATACAGTAACTAACTACTATCACATTGCATTGAACAtgtgcaccccccccccccaaccccccctaaTAATTCAGCGATAACGATTATTGTGCCAATCCTACCCACAGGGCCTGTACCCATGGCCAGGAACCAGAGGGGGGCCAGACTCTGCtggaacagctggaggcagagatagaaggagaggaggagacccCCTACCATACACCTgcagataggagagagagggaggtggaggaagcTGGGGTGacagagctggaggaggagatgagggaggtggaggagatcAGGCTTCTGTATGAAGAGGACTCTCTGCTGGAACAGGTCAGCCTTTCCCATAGTTTATTTTCCAGGTGGGGTGCAAAGGCCCCCAATGCAACATCCAGGCTCTCTGGCATCAAATTGTCAACTGAAACCAAGCCAACCTCACTCTTCCCCtcactcttcccctctcccttatttctctctctccctccctcactcccattCCCCTTCCTCTTCCCTTTACCCCattcttctcaccctctcctctcagaTGTCGTCGTCAGTGTGGCAGTTTGATGCGGAGCTGTGCCTGCTGCGTCATGAGAAGCTGTGGCTGGACATCCAGATGAAACTGGCTGACCTGCGCCACGTCACCCTGTTCCAGGAGCTGCTGCTGCTCAAAGAGTTTGAGAAGAGAGAGAACTCCCTGCAGGAGAGACTCAATGCCTGcgtggaggaagaggaagacctCAGGGTACctgggagggaaggaaggggtgtatgtatgtatgtatgtgtgtgtgtgtgtgtgtgtgtatgctaaggcaggtgtttcaggtttgtgtgtgtgtctctgtattcCACATGACCAtcatcccatctctctcctcttccctgctCCTCCCAGTCTAAGCTGGAGGAGTGTAAGCAGGCACTGGAGCTGAAGCGGAGGGACATCTCCAagctccaggagagagagagggccataGCTGCCACCTTCCAGGGCTCTCTAGGGGAGAACAACAAGTTTGCTGacttcctcaccagggtcttcaaGAAGAAGATCAAACGCGTCAAGAAGAAAGAGAAGGTCGGCAATGACGGTAAGTGAAGTCCTGGACCCCTCTGaaagtgtgattgtgtgtgttgaGTGTATGGTTTATCAGTGCCCAGCTCATCCTGTTGTTGTTTTCTACCAGAGGAGCAGGAGGACAGTGATGAAGAATCTGATGAAGAGTCTGACtgggatgatgatgaggatgacagTGGCTCAGAGAGCGGTGGTCCTCTGGATGACAGCGTCTGCCCCCCAAGTCAGTCGCTACCATTCACCTTACAGTATTCTCAGTTATACACCACATTGTGCTCCCTTATTTAGCCACAGATATGCACTctaactgtgtctgtctgtctgtctacctgtctgtgtgtgtgtgttcccccagacTGTGACTCGGAGCTGTTTGAGAACACGGTGCAGCTGCGTGAGCGTCGTCTGGACCTCGAGGAGCTGCTGGTGGAGGAGAAGAAGATTGCAGACAACCTGAGGAAGGAGTGTGACTCCCTCGTCAAGAAGGTGCACATTCTCTGACCCCTTTCCTATCTTCCACTCCCTtaacctcctcccatcctctctcctcttacattttcttccatttcttctgtctctatttctcctctctttATCTCCATACATTCCGTTTTCCCGTCAACCACTCCATCTTGTCATTATCCACTGTTCCCCCTTTGTCTTCTCCACTCCTCTTTTCTCATCTCATCCTCCACTCCCAAAGCTTTTCTTGTTAACCACTCATCATGATCTTTCTCAACACCTCCTTATCAGTGTATCTCTGTCTTCTTTTCTATCTTTCTTGACATTCATTTAACCTTCATCCAGTCTGTATTGTGACTGTATGTTGTAGGAAAAAGTGGTTCATGGCAGTCTGAAGGCAGCAGAGGGAGACCTGGAGCTGTTCAACAGAGAGAAACAACAGAAGCTCAATGAGCTggatgtggtggttcccctcagACTGCaccaggtgaggagaggagagaagtctATCTCGCTTTCTGGGTCTTTCTCAATTGTCTTGCCTCAATTCCTGGCATCCTTTCCCCCTGTCCTTTCCTCGCCTCCTCAAAACATCAAAGAGAAGTGAGGAGAGGATTTGAGGGAACACGTTTGTAAGAAACGTGACTGTCCTTGTTCACTCGTACATCATCACATGTCATCATGCCTTTAGTTATTAGTGATCGATATAAGTAATAAAACTAAGTCAACAACCCATATTAGAAAATACAGAATTAATggtttctccctccctctgtgtacCAGATAGAGTTTATGAGCAATGGGGTGGTGCCGTGCAGCCTGGCCCCAGCTCTGGTGCTGAACACAGTGGCGTTGGGAGGACTACAGGAGAGGATTAAAGAACTGCAGGTGGAGAAGAGTGAACAGAGAGACCTCTACAGACAGGCCAGGCAGCAGCATGTCCAGCTCATCCACGACCGCAACGACATGGAGGCCAAGATACAGAGTAGGCTGAGGGGGACTGGGGGCACAAAACTGCGGAGAACATTTGAAAACAGATCGTTCTAAATACCAGGCACGGCACTTAAGTTAAAAATAAGATACTGCAGATCACGATTGCATCCTGTGCATCGCATACATTCTCTGTTTACGgtaaaccctgtgtgtgtgtaggtctggAGGCGCGCTGTGAGCAGCTGATGCTGATGAAGTTTGGGAAAGTGGTGGACCTGGAGGCCTTACAGACTCTGTCTGGaaacagaaacctggaggagATGAGGCAGGAGAGCAGAGTCCGAGAGGCTGCTTACACACAGGAGCTCAGACAGTGGGAGGtatggcagagtgtgtgtgtaaggtgttTGTTTATGATACACCTTcgtatgtgtgtgtttaaggtGTTTGTTTATGatacacacgtgtgtgtgtgtgtgtgtgtgtgtgtgtcaggtgaaaGTGACAGAGGCCCGTCATGCGGTGACAGAGGTGACAAGGCATCACACCGAGCGTCTCCTCAGTATGAACAGCCTGCTGAGCCAGAAGAAAGAAATGGAGGACAAACTCAACACCAGGCAGAGCAAGATggtactgtacgtgtgtgtgttttcataatttatgTGAAAGTGCTTTTATGATAGTGTGTATGCACGATATGACATGTctggactcccgagtggcgcagtggtctaaggcactgcattgcagtgctagctgtgccactagagatccaggctctgtcgtagccggccgtgaccgggagacccatggggcggcgcacaattggctaagcgtcgtccagggtaggggagggaatggctggcagggatgtagctcagttggtagagcatggcgtttgcaacgccagggttgtgggttcgattcccacagggggacagtataaaaaaataaaaaataaaaatgtatgcactcactaactgtaagtcgctctggataagggcgtctgctaaatgactaaaatgtaatgtaaatgtaaatgtttatatgcAGTAAATAACAgcgtgcctctgtgtgtgtgcgtgacctTCTGTGCATAGGCAGGGCCTATAGCTAAgcttcccctaaagtaaattTAATTAAATTGCCAAAATAGGCTcctacaccagaaagcatgatttggccacagtgGATCATCAGCTTCCTTAAAAAAATAATCTGTGGATTGTTTTAAGTCGCATAGCCTACAGTCGGAAgagacacaatacattatttatcattcatttctattgggcacaaaataatctgaaacacaatcaaaacaaacaaaaatgcttgatgtagtcattgcgtgcaatgaatatgggaccaaatacgtaactttttactactttaatacacataagtgaatttgtcccaatacttttggtcccttaaaaatggggaggactatgtacaaaaagtgctgtaatttctaagtAGTTCAccagatatggatgaaaatatccTAAAATGTaatctgacagtctgcactttaacctcatagtcatgtatcatttcaaatacaaagtgctggagtacagaaccaaaacaacaaagaaTGTCACTGTCCcagtacttttggagctcactgtaataCAGAACaataatagacaagaacaactcAAGGACAGAGCTACATACAGGTTAGAGTGACGTCAttgtatttgtgtctccccttctcGTAGGCCTATTATATGGATCAGACAACGTCATTTTTATTGatgtgtttgtcagtgtcagcagagtaggctaacCAGTAATTTTTgttgtattaaaaaagattctgctaatgtctccagtcataaaaagtgtagtagaattgcatgaaatgtgtttataaaagggcACATTTTTCCCCGTGCAAAGAAAGGAGGAGAAACGTATctgatatagcctaggcctatactctacgccagggttccccaactggcggcccgtggGACGAATTTGGCCCacaggtgattttatttggccctccaagtgattttattgttggacataagactgtaaaaacaacagcaaatcagctccaagtggttttaattttggaaatctgttccaaagtattcccacgcatagagagatatactgtatgtgatcGTATATACAGTtctaagcaaggtttgaaatgattatgttttagtcaaatattatctgtttgggcttcttgcggtcaatttgcagtctacaactcacttgtaattatgttccggccccctgaccatccatacgctcaataaaaaataaaaagaattggctgaatctagttgatgatccctgctctacgCCACTACGCGCTTAGCCATGCATTGAACAGTATTTTTTTTagaacagtgattgagttatattattagcctaaattatgactatccaatctactcatcacattaggaatagtaggccatcttacataagtctgcaaatgcgatgatgcatggaatgctatattataaaggtgcatttttttaTGATGAATAtttgcttccccaaacttgaaactcacgtgccATGTGGGTGTGTCAGGGTGCCCAGTTCCAGGGCCGTCGGCATGCTGAGGAGGACGAGAGGCGGAGGCTGTACCAGCTGGTCCAGAGTCAAGCCCAGGAGGCCAACGCCCTCCGCCAGGAGATCAACATCCTGTCCAGAAAGGGGGGTCACATCCTGCCCCCCAGCCAGGCCCTGCTGCCCCCCCTGCCCGCCGCCCCAGCCCGCTCCACCCATACCAACCCAGAGAGGCTCAGACACTTCAAACTGGGAGGGGGGCATCCATCCACCAGCAGCCAGGGGGTGGAATAGAGCCTAAACACTCACATAGATAATACACACACATATTATACAAAGATAACACATTCACACATTAATATTAATgtgtgcagacacacacatacagttaaagtcggaagtttacatacaccttagccaaatacatttaaactcagattttcacaattcctgacatttaatcctagtaagaattccctgtcaaaggtcagttaggatcaccactttattttaagaatgtgaaatgtcagaataatagtagagacacTGATTTTTTTTCAActttgatttctttcatcacattcccagtgggtcagaagtttacatacactcaattagtatttggtagcgttgcctttaaattgtttaacttgggtcaaacgtttcggatagccttccacaagcttcccacaataggttgggtgaattttggcccattcctcctgacagagctggtgtaactgagtcaggtttgtaggcctccttgctcgcacacgctttttcagttctgcccacaaatgttctatatgattgaggtcagggctttgtgttggccactccaataccttgactttgttgtccttaagccattttgccacaactttggaagtatgcttggggtcattgtccatttggaagacccatttgcgaccaagctttaacttcctgactgatgtcttgagatgttgcttcaatatatccacataattttccttcctcatcatGCCATCtagtttgtgaagtgcaccagtccctcctgcagcaaagcacccccacagcatgatgctgccacccccatgcttcacggttgggatggtgttcttcggcttgcaagcgtccccctttttcctccaaacataacgatggtcattgttgccaaacagttctatttttgtttcatcagaccagaggacatttctccaaaaagtacgatctttgtccccatgtgcagttgcaaaccgtagtctggcttttttatggcggttttggagcagtggcttcttcccttTTGAGCGCCCTTTCaggttgtcgatataggactcgttttactgtggatatagatacttttgaacccgtttcctccagcatcttcacaaggtcctttgctgttgttctgggattgatttgcacttttcgcaccaaagtacgttcatctctaggagacagaacgcgtctccttcctgagaggtatgacggctgcgtggtcccatggtgtttatacttgcgtactattgtttgtacagatggacgtgttaccttcaggcgtttggaaattgctcccaaggatgaaccagacttatggaggtctacaattttttttctgaggtcttggctgatttcttttgattttcccatgatgtcaagcaaagaggcactgagtttgaaggtagtccttgaaatacattcacaggtacacctacaattgactcaaatgatgtcaattagcctatcagaagcttctaaagccatgacatcattttctggaattttccaagctgtttaaaggcacagtcaacttagtgtatgtaaacttctgacccactggaattgtgatacagtgaattataagtgaaataatctgtctgtaaacaattgttggaaaaatgcacaaagtagatgtcctaaccgacttgccaaaactaaagtttgttaacaagaaatttgtggagtggttgaaaaacgaattttaatgactccaacctaagtgtacgtaaacttccgacttcaactgtacctctcATACTGTATTTTTGCACACCTGCCCCACACTGCTTCCCCCTCTTCCTCACACACACTTATGCCTAGCTGTAAACAAGACCTTTCAGAGAATAAACTTGTTCGATTTGATTGACTTAATGTTTTTCTTTTGTGGTATATAGCTCCTTATGCCATTCTGCTCTGGGGGTGTTGGGAAGGGCAATGAACAATAAAtgatctattctattctatcatGGTGAAGATTtctaccaactagcacagagctAAGGATTTGTCTCTACTCAGACCATGCAAAATTAACCCTCGAAGTACCGGTGTGGTGATACTGATGAT
The sequence above is a segment of the Coregonus clupeaformis isolate EN_2021a chromosome 19, ASM2061545v1, whole genome shotgun sequence genome. Coding sequences within it:
- the LOC121532218 gene encoding cilia- and flagella-associated protein 44 isoform X1, whose product is MDSSEKQTDEDNLQGDPTGKQEPSGETESENVQPPPENNTTSPSAGAQEAHTQAEDPSQDKAQAHAASEQVQQQPGGSSDAVEEEEERTGMKKLPEDMYYNYDELYSRPVITADSEIPENLLHLTHSFGYDCGRRANLQLLDERTLAFVAGNLLIFLDVRTKEQRYLRSCSGGGIGAVMAHPSNRYFAVAEKGDQPNIVIYEYPSLRPYRILRGGTGQAYSFVDFNREGTLLASVGSAPDYMLTLWEWRHEQVMLRCKAFSQDVYRVTFSPDNPGQLTTSGSGHIKFWKMASTFTGLKLQGLLGRFGKTALTDIEGYVELPDGKVVSGSEWGNMLLWDGGLIKVEICRKGGRTCHAGTIQQFALDEGELMTIGTDGAIRGWDFESIDTADCNDDRGLFEIEPMNEMVIGRNVSLSSMVKSCLPDSFIWFAQDSNGGIWKLDLSFSNITQDPECLFSFHAGVIQGMDVSSTSHLMATTALDRSVRIFDFLAKKELTTSRYKQGGTTLTWAPRLVNPSGGLVVVGFEDGVVRLLELYNPQSLRVVAGRSRYGHAELRLKQAFKPHNAPVTAIAYERNGEILATGSMDCTVFFFTVGDRYDPIGFVTVPGPVQGLEWSPQSHDNNTLLVLCKSGHVVEVQSPDPEAQNHGTTYHISGLPTRHFTFSSIKSHIKREEEIARRQALKEKRQKEREAQLKKAKEEGLEPTEEELQEVEEEEKEELPPLYTPDPPSPLCCGFYSQPGAFWLSMGGYDSGFLYHCKFSEQQGEDPLQRQDEPFTFLPVQNTDEDPIRTITFSSSRQLLLCGMQSGSVRAYPLQPSDFHLTSMQAFWALSVHDNQYGQLRQLRCSFDDQFVLTTGEDGNIFSFSLLPQEDLQKALQRSKAKVPSPRVGVEMEGVAQDIEDPSAYSIETAKQKLEMDRMRREAEMRKVERRKKLAELQSQFKQLLEKNQGLPEHVRLHRTELELDRRFREETERMTAQRVREARKELAWEEERHRIGLKKLQERFWDSLESDTVTVVAFQSDHRISTYRLLALSQRFHELKQRERVWGPGAGGQERWRNKAEVGKDSSNITADQEDLGGEAVMAPHVVRPGGSKLAGRQAEKLRKATEKAERARAKIEKRRKEWAELYAAKPNENCEDPEDVRAIRLATEKMGDFKLKTAKDFTVPEHLRMNAEKKRAQLVHLEEKIHERKTQMNSRIMALRDTKVRLVSRLRSQAQQLQAVQECLAPHFCSPAPTLPSLLPEETPERKLRYTRTTLQRYGALRAQRACTHGQEPEGGQTLLEQLEAEIEGEEETPYHTPADRREREVEEAGVTELEEEMREVEEIRLLYEEDSLLEQMSSSVWQFDAELCLLRHEKLWLDIQMKLADLRHVTLFQELLLLKEFEKRENSLQERLNACVEEEEDLRSKLEECKQALELKRRDISKLQERERAIAATFQGSLGENNKFADFLTRVFKKKIKRVKKKEKVGNDEEQEDSDEESDEESDWDDDEDDSGSESGGPLDDSVCPPNCDSELFENTVQLRERRLDLEELLVEEKKIADNLRKECDSLVKKEKVVHGSLKAAEGDLELFNREKQQKLNELDVVVPLRLHQIEFMSNGVVPCSLAPALVLNTVALGGLQERIKELQVEKSEQRDLYRQARQQHVQLIHDRNDMEAKIQSLEARCEQLMLMKFGKVVDLEALQTLSGNRNLEEMRQESRVREAAYTQELRQWEVKVTEARHAVTEVTRHHTERLLSMNSLLSQKKEMEDKLNTRQSKMVLVPSSRAVGMLRRTRGGGCTSWSRVKPRRPTPSARRSTSCPERGVTSCPPARPCCPPCPPPQPAPPIPTQRGSDTSNWEGGIHPPAARGWNRA